From Nocardioides daedukensis, the proteins below share one genomic window:
- a CDS encoding M3 family metallopeptidase: MTALEPLVLPAVDGDWEEWLDARCGAALEAAAALRNELVAAPAAEALDLWNRLGIELADIFAVASLIAQVHPVEAVRQRAEGFEVEASRFRTGLMLDGEVYAVLSSVETESLDEGGRRVLEHSLRDFRRAGVDQDEQVRERLRAIDEREVELGQAFSRGIRDGRRTTVLPASAIEDMPEDWRRAHPVDENGNVHVTTEGPDTVPFMTFSTDAEARRQVVTASLNVGWPDNDPVLKELLQIRHEHAQLLGYADWAAFDAEVKMIGSGPAIARFNDELAADSLEAGERDLAVLLERARRDDPAIERIDLANWRHYAEVVRREQFDVDAQEVRRYFDFTKVRQGLLDVTGRLFGLTYSPVEDASAWHDEVTTYDVSLDGEPLGRIHLDLHPREDKYNHAAQFDLVPGVLDTQLPEGVLVCNFPRGLMEHSQVVTLFHEFGHLLHHVLAGRHKWIRFSGVATEWDFVEAPSQMLEEWAWDADVLATFATDESGTPIPADLVARMRDGEEFGKGFLARTQSYYAAVSYALHVERPDDLTARVNELADAYQLIGPIPDTHFHCGFGHLEGYSSGYYTYKWSLVIAKDLFSAFDPDNLFEPGVATRYRDLVLAPGGSKDAADLVRDFLGRDYDNKAFKAWLSREPKASR, translated from the coding sequence GTGACTGCACTCGAGCCCCTTGTCCTTCCCGCTGTCGACGGTGACTGGGAGGAGTGGCTCGATGCCCGGTGCGGTGCCGCACTGGAAGCGGCCGCCGCATTGCGCAACGAGCTCGTCGCGGCACCGGCCGCCGAAGCACTCGACCTGTGGAACCGGCTCGGCATCGAGCTGGCCGACATCTTCGCCGTCGCCAGCCTGATCGCCCAGGTGCACCCGGTCGAGGCGGTGCGCCAGCGAGCCGAGGGATTCGAGGTCGAGGCCAGCCGGTTCCGGACCGGACTGATGCTCGACGGCGAGGTCTACGCCGTGTTGTCGAGCGTCGAGACCGAGTCGCTGGATGAGGGCGGACGACGGGTGCTGGAGCACAGCCTGCGCGACTTCCGGCGCGCCGGCGTCGACCAGGACGAACAGGTCCGCGAGCGGCTGCGCGCGATCGACGAGCGCGAGGTCGAGCTCGGCCAGGCCTTCTCCCGCGGGATCCGCGACGGCCGCCGTACCACCGTCCTTCCCGCCTCCGCGATCGAGGACATGCCCGAGGACTGGCGCCGCGCGCACCCGGTGGACGAGAACGGCAACGTGCACGTCACCACGGAGGGACCCGACACGGTCCCGTTCATGACCTTCTCCACCGATGCCGAGGCCCGTCGTCAGGTGGTCACCGCGTCGCTCAACGTCGGTTGGCCCGACAACGATCCGGTGCTCAAGGAGCTGCTCCAGATCCGCCACGAACACGCACAACTGCTCGGCTATGCCGACTGGGCGGCGTTCGACGCGGAGGTGAAGATGATCGGCTCCGGCCCGGCGATCGCCCGGTTCAACGACGAGCTCGCCGCCGACTCGCTCGAGGCAGGCGAGCGTGACCTTGCCGTGCTGCTCGAACGCGCCCGCCGTGACGACCCGGCGATCGAGCGGATCGACCTGGCCAACTGGCGCCACTACGCCGAGGTGGTGCGCCGCGAGCAGTTCGACGTGGACGCCCAGGAGGTACGCCGCTACTTCGACTTCACCAAGGTGCGCCAAGGCCTGCTCGACGTGACGGGCCGACTGTTCGGCCTCACCTACAGCCCGGTCGAGGACGCCTCGGCCTGGCACGACGAGGTGACGACGTACGACGTGTCGCTCGACGGGGAGCCGCTGGGCCGGATCCACCTCGACCTGCACCCGCGCGAGGACAAGTACAACCACGCCGCCCAGTTCGACCTCGTCCCCGGTGTGCTCGACACCCAGCTGCCCGAGGGCGTGCTGGTCTGCAACTTCCCGCGTGGGCTGATGGAGCACAGCCAGGTGGTCACCCTGTTCCACGAGTTCGGTCACCTGCTGCACCACGTGCTCGCGGGCCGGCACAAGTGGATCCGGTTCTCCGGCGTCGCCACCGAGTGGGACTTCGTCGAGGCACCCAGCCAGATGCTCGAGGAGTGGGCTTGGGACGCGGACGTGCTGGCCACCTTCGCCACCGACGAGTCCGGTACGCCGATCCCGGCGGACCTGGTCGCCCGTATGCGGGACGGCGAGGAGTTCGGCAAGGGCTTCCTGGCCCGGACCCAGAGCTACTACGCGGCCGTCTCCTACGCGCTGCACGTCGAGCGTCCCGATGACCTGACCGCCCGGGTCAATGAGCTCGCCGACGCCTACCAGCTGATCGGGCCGATTCCGGACACCCACTTCCACTGCGGCTTCGGACACCTCGAGGGTTATTCGTCGGGCTACTACACCTACAAGTGGAGCCTCGTCATCGCCAAGGACCTGTTCTCCGCCTTCGATCCCGACAACCTGTTCGAGCCCGGGGTCGCGACGCGTTACCGCGACCTGGTGCTGGCTCCCGGCGGCAGCAAGGACGCCGCGGACCTGGTCCGCGACTTCCTCGGCCGCGACTACGACAACAAGGCGTTCAAGGCGTGGCTCTCACGCGAGCCGAAGGCGTCGCGATGA
- the nudC gene encoding NAD(+) diphosphatase has protein sequence MALTRAEGVAMNSVLPHVALSMHAHDRHGLERTDEEWLDAKWKDPSTRVLVLSGTRIRPVDRQIVWVTPQEAPADGLRILLGTREEATHFAVVVEPDKAPGDKQEWHVLRALLPALENDVLTAPLVMHAIGMAEWHWATRFCPRCGGPLDARQAGHVLECLDCGKQQFPRSDPAVIMIVTFGEPGSADEMCLLGRSPAWPEGRFSTLAGFVEPGETMEDAVRREVAEETGVEVGEVTYFGSQPWPLPASLMVGFSARATSTDIQVDESEIAEARWFTREQIRDEATSGAVVLPGGISISRSLIEAWYGGSLPGHW, from the coding sequence GTGGCTCTCACGCGAGCCGAAGGCGTCGCGATGAACTCCGTCCTGCCCCACGTGGCCCTGTCGATGCACGCCCACGACCGGCACGGCCTCGAGCGCACCGATGAGGAATGGCTCGACGCGAAGTGGAAGGACCCGTCGACCCGAGTCCTGGTGCTGTCGGGCACGAGGATCCGTCCCGTGGATCGGCAGATCGTGTGGGTGACGCCGCAGGAGGCGCCGGCCGACGGGCTGCGGATCCTGCTCGGCACCCGGGAGGAGGCCACCCACTTCGCCGTCGTCGTCGAACCGGACAAGGCGCCGGGGGACAAGCAGGAGTGGCACGTGCTGCGTGCGCTGTTGCCCGCGCTCGAGAACGACGTACTCACCGCGCCGCTGGTGATGCACGCGATCGGGATGGCCGAGTGGCACTGGGCGACCCGCTTCTGTCCACGTTGCGGAGGGCCGCTGGACGCGCGTCAGGCCGGCCACGTGCTCGAGTGTCTGGATTGCGGCAAGCAGCAGTTCCCGCGCTCCGACCCCGCGGTGATCATGATCGTCACCTTCGGCGAGCCCGGCTCAGCCGACGAGATGTGTCTGCTCGGTCGCAGCCCGGCGTGGCCCGAGGGTCGGTTCTCCACGCTGGCGGGCTTCGTCGAGCCGGGCGAGACGATGGAGGACGCCGTACGCCGCGAGGTCGCCGAGGAGACCGGCGTCGAGGTGGGTGAGGTGACCTACTTCGGCAGTCAGCCCTGGCCGCTGCCGGCAAGCCTGATGGTCGGTTTCTCCGCGCGGGCCACCTCCACCGACATCCAGGTCGACGAGTCCGAGATCGCCGAGGCGAGGTGGTTCACCCGCGAGCAGATTCGTGACGAGGCGACGTCGGGAGCGGTGGTGCTGCCGGGCGGGATCTCGATCTCGCGGTCGCTGATCGAGGCGTGGTACGGCGGGTCGTTGCCCGGGCACTGGTGA
- a CDS encoding mycoredoxin: MSAFTMYTTPWCGYCHRLKSQLDREGISYEIVDIEQQPDAALLVEQANGGNQTVPTLVYSDGSAQTNPSLAQVKAKIAELG; the protein is encoded by the coding sequence TTGAGCGCCTTCACGATGTACACCACTCCTTGGTGCGGCTACTGCCACCGGTTGAAGTCCCAGCTGGACCGCGAGGGGATCTCCTACGAGATCGTGGACATCGAGCAGCAGCCCGACGCCGCCCTCCTCGTCGAGCAGGCCAACGGCGGCAACCAGACCGTTCCCACGCTCGTCTACTCCGACGGCAGCGCCCAGACGAACCCGAGCCTCGCGCAGGTCAAGGCCAAGATCGCCGAACTCGGCTGA
- a CDS encoding ATP-dependent DNA helicase UvrD2: MPADLPDLHRGGDDLLSALDPEQRRVAEALRGPVRVLAGAGTGKTRAITHRIAHGVATGVYQPTEVLAVTFTTKAAGEMRTRLRQLGAPGVQARTFHAAALRQLRYFWPTVHGSELPQLTESKLPLIGLAVSRQRLRADKGTMRDLASEIEWAKVSNVRPEEYATLAPARNREVSGLDHATVARVFSAYEDAKRSQGRMDMEDVLLLNAALLAEDERVAAQVRRQYKFFVVDEFQDVSPLQSALLDLWLGGRDEICVVGDPAQTIYSFAGANADYLRKFTAKHPGATSIELVRNYRSTPEVIGAANHLLAGTSSRGVELRAQRPSGDKVEFVEHADEVAEAEAVAARIKQIHAAGTPLSEIAVLFRINAQSEAFEDALSARGIAYVVRGAARFFDRQEVRQAITLLRGTARSSGGTDSMVEDVRGTLSGMGWNAEPPTGRGTARDRWESLQALVSQAETFAATSQGAADGALGAFVDDLDRRAAEQHAPVAEGVTLATLHTAKGLEWDAVFVCGVQEGSIPISFAQTPAEVEEERRLLYVGVTRARLQLSVSWSLARNPGGRSTRRASRFLHGLRPENSTGQAGSARKPKKAARAAMCGTCGKPLSSAAERKVGRCGDCPATYDEALFERLRQWRKERASDDGVPAYVIFTDKTLEAIAEARPDNEAKLLRISGVGPAKIERYGEAVLELIE; the protein is encoded by the coding sequence ATGCCAGCCGACCTGCCCGACCTTCATCGGGGCGGCGACGACCTGCTCAGCGCCCTCGACCCCGAACAGCGTCGGGTGGCCGAGGCGCTGCGCGGTCCGGTGCGCGTGCTCGCCGGCGCCGGCACGGGCAAGACCCGCGCGATCACGCACCGGATCGCCCACGGCGTGGCCACCGGCGTCTACCAGCCGACCGAGGTCCTGGCCGTCACCTTCACCACCAAGGCCGCAGGCGAGATGCGCACCCGACTGCGCCAGCTCGGCGCACCGGGTGTGCAGGCCCGCACCTTCCACGCGGCCGCTCTGCGCCAGCTGCGCTACTTCTGGCCGACCGTGCACGGTTCCGAACTGCCACAGCTCACCGAGTCCAAGCTCCCGCTGATCGGCCTCGCGGTCAGTCGCCAGCGCCTGCGCGCCGACAAGGGCACCATGCGTGACCTGGCCTCCGAGATCGAGTGGGCCAAAGTCAGCAACGTCCGTCCCGAGGAATACGCAACGCTGGCTCCTGCGCGCAACCGCGAGGTCAGCGGCCTCGACCACGCCACCGTGGCCCGGGTCTTCAGTGCCTACGAGGACGCCAAACGCAGCCAGGGGCGGATGGACATGGAGGACGTCCTGCTGCTGAACGCAGCCCTGCTCGCCGAGGACGAACGGGTCGCGGCGCAGGTACGTCGCCAATACAAGTTCTTCGTCGTCGATGAGTTCCAGGACGTCTCGCCGCTCCAGTCCGCGCTGCTGGACCTGTGGCTCGGGGGTCGCGACGAGATCTGCGTGGTCGGTGACCCGGCACAGACGATCTACAGTTTTGCCGGCGCCAACGCCGACTACCTGCGCAAGTTCACCGCCAAGCATCCCGGCGCCACCTCCATCGAGCTGGTTCGCAACTATCGCTCGACGCCCGAGGTGATCGGTGCCGCCAACCACCTGCTCGCCGGCACCAGCTCGCGCGGCGTGGAGCTGCGAGCCCAACGTCCCTCGGGCGACAAGGTCGAGTTCGTCGAGCACGCCGACGAGGTCGCCGAGGCCGAGGCCGTCGCAGCACGCATCAAGCAGATCCACGCCGCAGGGACCCCGCTCAGCGAGATCGCCGTGCTGTTCCGGATCAACGCCCAGTCCGAGGCCTTCGAGGACGCACTCTCGGCGCGGGGCATCGCGTACGTCGTACGTGGCGCCGCCCGGTTCTTCGACCGTCAAGAGGTGCGCCAGGCGATCACCCTGCTCCGTGGCACGGCCCGGTCCAGCGGCGGCACCGACTCGATGGTCGAGGACGTCCGGGGGACGCTGTCGGGGATGGGCTGGAACGCCGAGCCGCCCACCGGACGCGGCACCGCTCGCGACCGGTGGGAGTCGCTGCAGGCACTGGTCTCCCAGGCCGAGACGTTCGCCGCCACCTCCCAAGGCGCGGCGGACGGCGCCCTGGGTGCTTTCGTCGACGACCTGGACCGCCGAGCCGCCGAGCAGCACGCACCGGTGGCCGAAGGCGTCACCCTGGCAACGCTGCACACGGCCAAGGGCCTGGAGTGGGACGCCGTCTTCGTCTGCGGTGTCCAGGAGGGATCGATCCCGATCTCGTTCGCGCAGACCCCGGCCGAGGTCGAGGAAGAACGTCGCCTGCTCTATGTCGGGGTGACCCGGGCCCGGCTGCAGCTGAGCGTCTCCTGGTCGCTGGCCCGCAACCCGGGCGGTCGTTCCACCCGGCGCGCGTCGCGGTTCCTGCACGGCCTGCGCCCCGAGAACTCGACAGGCCAAGCAGGAAGTGCCCGCAAGCCTAAGAAGGCCGCTCGGGCGGCGATGTGCGGCACCTGCGGCAAGCCGTTGAGCAGTGCCGCCGAGCGCAAGGTGGGCAGGTGCGGTGACTGCCCGGCGACCTATGACGAGGCACTCTTCGAGCGATTGCGGCAGTGGCGCAAGGAGCGGGCGAGTGACGACGGGGTGCCCGCCTATGTCATCTTCACCGACAAGACGCTGGAGGCGATCGCCGAGGCGCGGCCCGACAACGAGGCCAAGCTGCTGCGCATCAGCGGGGTGGGCCCGGCCAAGATCGAGCGCTATGGCGAGGCCGTTCTGGAGCTGATCGAGTGA
- a CDS encoding WhiB family transcriptional regulator yields the protein MTISVLDKPADFSLGGLHQAADTVDEELLPCRVNNPELFFAESPTDVEHAKTLCTDCPVQSLCLAGALERREPWGVWGGELFLQGVVIPRKRPRGRPRKNAAA from the coding sequence ATGACCATCAGCGTCCTCGACAAGCCAGCCGACTTCTCACTCGGTGGCCTTCATCAGGCGGCTGACACCGTCGATGAGGAGCTCTTGCCCTGCCGGGTGAACAACCCCGAGCTCTTCTTCGCTGAGTCACCCACCGACGTGGAGCACGCGAAGACCCTTTGCACCGACTGCCCCGTGCAGTCGCTCTGCCTCGCCGGCGCCTTGGAGCGCCGCGAGCCCTGGGGGGTCTGGGGCGGCGAGCTCTTCCTCCAGGGAGTGGTGATTCCCCGCAAAAGGCCGCGCGGCCGCCCCCGCAAGAACGCCGCAGCCTGA
- a CDS encoding DUF5679 domain-containing protein has translation MAETWSGEFYCVKCKAKREASGEVKVNDKGTRMAKAVCPECGTNLNRILGKA, from the coding sequence ATGGCGGAGACCTGGAGCGGCGAGTTCTACTGCGTGAAGTGCAAGGCCAAGCGCGAGGCCTCGGGTGAGGTCAAGGTGAACGACAAGGGCACCCGCATGGCGAAGGCCGTGTGCCCCGAGTGCGGCACCAATCTCAACCGGATCCTCGGCAAGGCGTAA
- a CDS encoding enoyl-CoA hydratase/isomerase family protein: MSENELTSLPYLDVDRPESGVVVLTLADHPRRNVMSDEMTASWVQAIDALTREPGLRAVVVTGQGSAFCSGGDLGWLSAEPDATVDELRARMLPFYRAWLSIRRLEVPTIAAINGPAIGAGLCVAMACDLRYAASSARMGAPFVKLGLHPGMASTWLFPDVLGPAVARDLLLTGRLVRGEEAVSLGLVSRVIQDEGFLDEVVATATGIAANAPVATRLTKLALGGAGHRDIEAALQWEALAQPVTMATADLHEGIAAAQEKRSPRFEGR; the protein is encoded by the coding sequence ATGTCCGAGAACGAGCTCACCTCGCTGCCCTACCTCGACGTCGACCGGCCGGAGTCGGGGGTTGTCGTACTCACCCTGGCCGACCATCCGCGACGCAACGTGATGTCGGATGAGATGACTGCATCCTGGGTGCAGGCCATCGACGCCCTGACTCGAGAGCCGGGACTGCGAGCGGTGGTGGTGACCGGGCAGGGGAGCGCGTTCTGTTCCGGTGGCGATCTGGGCTGGCTGTCCGCCGAGCCCGACGCAACCGTGGACGAGCTGCGCGCCCGGATGCTGCCGTTCTATCGCGCTTGGCTTTCGATCCGCCGGCTCGAGGTGCCCACCATCGCGGCGATCAACGGTCCCGCGATCGGGGCCGGGCTCTGCGTGGCGATGGCCTGCGACCTCAGGTATGCCGCCTCCTCGGCGCGGATGGGCGCCCCGTTCGTGAAGCTCGGGCTGCATCCCGGGATGGCCTCGACCTGGCTGTTCCCCGACGTGCTCGGCCCCGCCGTGGCGCGCGACCTGCTGCTCACCGGACGCCTCGTGCGCGGCGAGGAGGCGGTCAGCCTCGGGCTGGTCTCCCGGGTGATCCAGGACGAGGGCTTCCTGGACGAGGTGGTCGCCACGGCTACTGGGATCGCCGCCAACGCCCCGGTCGCGACCCGGTTGACCAAACTCGCGCTGGGCGGCGCCGGCCACCGCGACATCGAGGCTGCTCTGCAGTGGGAGGCGCTGGCCCAGCCTGTGACGATGGCGACTGCGGACCTGCACGAGGGCATCGCGGCCGCGCAGGAGAAGCGGTCACCGCGGTTCGAGGGCCGCTGA
- a CDS encoding PHP domain-containing protein, which produces MTQQAPTPVAALRRIAFLLERAREDTYKIKAFRSAAAAILPLAEDELAAKTAEGTLTDLPGVGASSAKVIADSVAGRVPERLAKLEEQYAGPLAPGGRELRKALRGDLHSHSDWSDGGSPIEEMAFTAIELGHDYLVLTDHSPRLTIAHGLSAERLGRQLLVVDAVNEHLAGSGFRMLKGIEVDILTDGALDQSEEMLAQLDLRVASVHSKLAMDAEQMTRRMIAAVENPFTNVLGHCTGRLVTGSRGTRPGSRFDARKVFEACLANDVAVEINSRPERRDPPTALLELARDLGCLFSIDSDAHAPGQLDMLDYGCERAEAAGIEPERIVNTWSSERLVAWANG; this is translated from the coding sequence GTGACACAGCAGGCGCCCACGCCCGTGGCAGCGCTGCGCAGAATTGCCTTCCTGCTCGAGCGCGCACGCGAGGACACCTACAAGATCAAGGCCTTCCGCAGCGCCGCCGCCGCGATCCTGCCGCTCGCCGAGGACGAGCTGGCCGCCAAGACCGCCGAAGGCACGCTCACCGACCTGCCCGGCGTCGGCGCGAGCTCGGCGAAGGTGATCGCCGACAGCGTCGCCGGTCGGGTGCCGGAGCGCCTGGCCAAGCTCGAGGAGCAGTACGCCGGCCCGCTGGCCCCTGGTGGCCGCGAGCTGCGCAAGGCGCTGCGCGGCGACCTGCACTCCCACTCCGACTGGTCCGACGGTGGATCGCCGATCGAGGAGATGGCGTTCACCGCGATCGAGCTCGGCCACGACTACCTGGTGCTCACCGATCACTCGCCACGCCTGACCATTGCCCACGGTCTCAGCGCCGAGCGGCTCGGCAGGCAGTTGCTGGTGGTCGACGCCGTCAACGAGCACCTCGCCGGCTCGGGGTTCCGGATGCTGAAGGGGATCGAGGTGGACATCCTCACCGACGGCGCGCTGGACCAGAGCGAGGAGATGCTCGCCCAGTTGGACCTGCGGGTGGCCAGTGTCCACTCCAAGCTGGCGATGGACGCCGAGCAGATGACGCGACGGATGATCGCCGCCGTCGAGAACCCGTTCACCAACGTGCTCGGCCACTGCACCGGCCGCCTGGTCACCGGGAGCCGGGGCACCAGGCCCGGCTCGCGGTTCGATGCACGCAAGGTGTTCGAGGCCTGTCTGGCCAACGACGTCGCCGTCGAGATCAACTCCCGACCCGAGCGACGCGACCCACCGACCGCGCTGCTGGAGCTCGCCCGCGACCTCGGCTGCCTGTTCTCGATCGACTCCGACGCGCACGCGCCCGGACAGTTGGACATGCTCGACTATGGCTGCGAACGGGCCGAGGCCGCCGGCATCGAACCCGAGCGAATCGTCAACACGTGGTCATCTGAGCGCCTCGTCGCGTGGGCAAACGGCTAG
- a CDS encoding M48 family metallopeptidase, whose product MVEREIEVRRSKRRRRTVSAYRDGDKVVVLIPASMTKAQEAEWVETMVARLDKQDQRRRPSDEQLFKRAMDLSTLYFGGIIEPDSVRWVENQNSRWGSCTPGDRSIRLSHRLQGMPVWVVDYVLVHELAHLIEPSHNEEFWSWVDRYPKAERAKGFLMGWSSAADMDAPASDHVD is encoded by the coding sequence ATGGTCGAACGGGAGATCGAGGTGCGCCGTTCCAAGCGACGTCGCCGCACCGTCTCGGCCTATCGCGACGGGGACAAGGTCGTGGTGCTGATCCCGGCCAGCATGACCAAGGCCCAAGAGGCCGAATGGGTCGAGACGATGGTGGCCCGGCTGGACAAGCAAGACCAGCGACGCCGCCCTTCCGACGAGCAACTCTTCAAGCGCGCGATGGACCTGTCGACCCTCTACTTCGGCGGGATCATTGAGCCCGACTCGGTGCGCTGGGTGGAGAACCAGAACTCACGCTGGGGCTCCTGCACGCCGGGGGACCGGTCGATCCGGCTCTCACACCGACTGCAGGGAATGCCGGTGTGGGTCGTCGACTATGTCCTGGTCCATGAGCTCGCGCACCTGATCGAACCCAGCCACAATGAGGAGTTCTGGAGTTGGGTGGACCGCTATCCCAAGGCCGAGCGGGCCAAGGGATTCCTGATGGGGTGGTCCTCGGCGGCTGACATGGACGCCCCCGCCAGCGATCACGTGGACTGA
- a CDS encoding NUDIX hydrolase — translation MNLHDDALDVLGSWTAPDAAQEQHRQRILAHLEEHPEGMRRECFPAHVTAGTLVLSHDGQAVLLNLHRKAKRWFAFGGHCEEQDETLAGVALREALEESGLSSLDFIATPVQLDEHAVPFCDPRGTVAHLDVRFVAVAPEGAAHAASDESLDVRWWPVDQLPEGLEDDMDRLIALARDLVAAR, via the coding sequence GTGAACCTGCACGACGACGCGTTGGACGTGCTCGGGTCCTGGACCGCGCCCGATGCCGCCCAGGAGCAGCACAGACAACGGATCCTCGCGCACCTCGAAGAGCACCCGGAAGGGATGAGGCGTGAGTGCTTTCCCGCTCACGTCACCGCCGGAACCCTGGTCCTCTCCCATGATGGCCAGGCGGTGCTGCTGAACCTGCATCGCAAGGCCAAGCGCTGGTTCGCGTTCGGCGGTCACTGCGAGGAACAGGACGAGACCCTTGCCGGGGTCGCCCTACGCGAAGCCTTGGAGGAGTCGGGGTTGAGCTCGTTGGACTTCATCGCGACGCCGGTGCAGCTCGACGAGCACGCCGTGCCGTTCTGCGATCCACGTGGAACGGTCGCGCACCTGGACGTGCGCTTCGTGGCGGTGGCCCCGGAAGGTGCCGCGCACGCCGCCAGCGACGAGTCGCTCGACGTACGTTGGTGGCCCGTCGATCAGTTGCCCGAGGGGCTCGAGGACGACATGGACCGGCTCATCGCCCTGGCGCGGGACCTAGTGGCGGCTCGCTGA
- a CDS encoding zinc-dependent metalloprotease codes for MSENPGEQPENPFKGTPFEQIFGAFGGVGGPGAGGMPDLSALMSQMQSMMAPHDGAVNWKLAGDLARQAVAKEPDPSPSQREQDAVADAVRLADHWLDEACEFPSGVTSTAAWSRAEWIESTRAVWQVLVEPVAEHVVAAMGKALPEEARAMAGPLIGMLGQMGGAMFGSQVGTALGGLAGEVLTASDIGLPLGPAGRAALVPTNVAKFAEGLDITSDDVRLYLALREAAHQRLFAHVPWLREHLISAVADYGRGITIDTAGIEEQMRNLNPGDPTAIQEAMEGGLFEPKQTPAQQAALLRLETTLALVEGWVDDVVGQAANERMPAATRLQEAVRRRRAAGGPAEETFAALVGLELRPRRLRDASTLWGSLRTRHGNDGRDSVWLHPDLLPSADDLDDPLGFREETAESVSLSDEDFDAELAKLLDDSQGEGKGDNTGGDSPDSPDA; via the coding sequence ATGAGTGAAAACCCCGGCGAGCAGCCGGAGAACCCGTTCAAGGGCACACCGTTCGAGCAGATCTTCGGTGCGTTCGGCGGCGTCGGCGGACCCGGTGCCGGCGGGATGCCCGACCTCTCCGCGCTGATGAGCCAGATGCAGTCGATGATGGCCCCGCACGACGGCGCAGTGAACTGGAAGCTGGCCGGTGACCTCGCTCGGCAGGCCGTCGCGAAGGAGCCCGACCCCTCGCCCTCGCAGCGCGAGCAGGACGCGGTCGCCGACGCGGTCCGCCTGGCCGACCACTGGCTCGACGAGGCCTGCGAGTTCCCCTCCGGCGTGACCTCCACCGCGGCCTGGAGCCGTGCGGAATGGATCGAGTCGACGCGGGCGGTCTGGCAGGTGCTGGTCGAGCCCGTCGCCGAGCACGTCGTCGCCGCGATGGGCAAGGCGCTGCCCGAGGAAGCCAGGGCGATGGCCGGTCCGCTGATCGGGATGCTCGGTCAGATGGGTGGTGCGATGTTCGGCAGCCAGGTCGGCACCGCTCTTGGCGGCTTGGCCGGCGAGGTGCTCACTGCCTCCGACATCGGCCTGCCGCTGGGTCCGGCCGGGCGGGCCGCACTCGTCCCGACCAACGTCGCGAAGTTCGCCGAGGGCCTCGACATCACCTCGGACGACGTACGCCTCTATCTCGCGCTGCGCGAAGCCGCTCACCAGCGCCTCTTCGCCCACGTGCCGTGGTTGCGCGAGCACCTGATCTCCGCGGTCGCCGACTATGGCCGCGGCATCACCATCGACACCGCCGGCATCGAGGAGCAGATGCGCAACCTCAACCCCGGCGACCCGACCGCGATCCAGGAAGCGATGGAGGGCGGGCTGTTCGAGCCCAAGCAGACCCCCGCCCAGCAGGCCGCGCTGTTGCGACTGGAGACCACACTGGCACTCGTGGAGGGCTGGGTCGACGACGTGGTCGGTCAGGCCGCCAACGAGCGGATGCCGGCCGCGACCCGACTGCAGGAGGCGGTACGCCGTCGCCGGGCTGCCGGCGGGCCTGCCGAGGAGACCTTCGCTGCACTGGTCGGTCTCGAGTTGCGACCGCGCCGCCTGCGCGATGCCTCCACGCTGTGGGGATCGCTCCGCACCCGGCACGGCAACGACGGCCGCGACTCGGTGTGGCTGCACCCCGACCTGCTGCCGAGCGCCGATGACCTCGACGACCCGCTGGGCTTCCGCGAGGAGACGGCCGAGTCCGTGTCGCTCTCGGATGAGGACTTCGACGCCGAGCTCGCCAAGTTGCTCGACGACAGCCAGGGCGAGGGCAAGGGCGACAACACCGGCGGGGACTCCCCCGACTCCCCCGACGCGTGA
- a CDS encoding molybdenum cofactor biosynthesis protein MoaE, with protein sequence MTAALPYGVRLVALRDEALSVDEALSAVEDDTTGGVTCFVGRVRDHDGGRGVTGLEYVAHPSAETKLVEVCASVVAEHPGALLAAVHRVGKLAIGDAAVVVAASAAHRDLAFAASRALIDRLKAEVPIWKHQLFEDGDEEWVNSP encoded by the coding sequence ATGACTGCTGCACTTCCATACGGCGTACGCCTGGTGGCTCTGCGCGACGAGGCCCTGTCGGTCGACGAAGCGCTGAGCGCGGTCGAGGACGACACCACAGGTGGGGTCACCTGCTTCGTGGGCCGGGTCCGCGACCACGACGGCGGTCGCGGGGTGACCGGACTCGAGTATGTCGCCCACCCGAGCGCCGAGACGAAGCTCGTCGAGGTCTGCGCCTCGGTGGTCGCCGAGCACCCCGGAGCCCTGCTGGCCGCGGTGCACCGGGTGGGGAAGCTGGCGATCGGGGACGCGGCCGTCGTGGTTGCGGCCTCGGCTGCGCATCGCGACCTCGCCTTCGCCGCCTCGCGAGCGCTGATCGACCGGCTCAAGGCCGAGGTGCCGATCTGGAAGCACCAGCTGTTCGAGGACGGCGACGAGGAGTGGGTGAACTCGCCCTGA